From the genome of Mucispirillum schaedleri ASF457:
GTTATAATTAGGATTTTTTAAACTATTTACACCAAGTATATTGTATTTTAATTCATTATCAGAATAATCATTAATAGACTGCATTAAATCTTCAGTAACTATTTTTAGAAAATATATTCATATCATAATCTATTAAGATGAATTAATGCAGGAATTTGAACTCTTGCAGCTTAATTAAACATATTGTTTTTTACAATATTATTTTTTGTAGATTAATCTTCTTCATTTTTTTCTACCTGCCTGTATGTATCCAGCTTTTTACCATCTTTATCATACCAGTCAGACCAGCCATTAATTGATTGGTTCATAATCACTACACCTGCAAAACTTGGAGTGCATTCTCCTAATTTTGTATCTTCTAATAATATTCCTTTTTCATCAAACTTCATACTCTCTCTTGCTGCTTTTGCTTTTTGTGAAACACCCTTATCTTCATTAATTCCTAATATACTGCCCTTTGACAGTGTCCAAAAACCATTTTTTATAACAGCTGTTGCCTGAACTGTTTTTCCACCATCAGATGATTTTTGTTTTTTAAAGTAGTATTCTCCATCTGGAATAAGCCTGCTTTCTCTATTTTCAGTTGCATTGTCAAATATTTCTTCTTTTTCTTCATTTCTTGGAAATATTACTTCACCATCAAATGATGACAGTAACTGTATTGCAATGTTCCTATCAAGTGCAAATAATTCAGTATTGCCTATTCTATTTTTATCAAAAATCGTCTTTAACATGATTTCTTTTTTATCATATTCATCAACTTCTATGGCAAATTCTCTCTTTAAACCAGTAACATTACGGTATCCGTTGGATTCTAAATAACGCATTCTCTCTTTAAATTGTTTTGTTTCGGTTTGACCTATTTTAATCAATCCATCAACCACAGTGGACAT
Proteins encoded in this window:
- a CDS encoding DUF4357 domain-containing protein, which encodes MNDKKGIIYVMSTVVDGLIKIGQTETKQFKERMRYLESNGYRNVTGLKREFAIEVDEYDKKEIMLKTIFDKNRIGNTELFALDRNIAIQLLSSFDGEVIFPRNEEKEEIFDNATENRESRLIPDGEYYFKKQKSSDGGKTVQATAVIKNGFWTLSKGSILGINEDKGVSQKAKAARESMKFDEKGILLEDTKLGECTPSFAGVVIMNQSINGWSDWYDKDGKKLDTYRQVEKNEED